The genomic region CCCTTTTGCCGGAGCAGAAATGATTACTTTTTTAGCACCGGCTTGAATATGCATTTCTGCTTTGGAAGCATCTGTAAAATGTCCTGTTGATTCAATCACTACATCGACATTAAGCGACTTCCAGGGAAGTTTGGAAGGGTCCTTTTCGGCATAGAGCGGAATGGATTTTCCATTAATGCGAATGGCTTGATCTTCGGCACTTATTTCTCCCGGAAATCGTCGGTGAATGGAGTCGTATTTTAATAGATGTGCGAGTGTAAGCGCGTCTGTAAGGTCATTTATGGCAACAAGTTCTATGTTTTGATGTGAAATAAGCTTGCGAAGTAGCGTCCTGCCTATTCGGCCAAAGCCATTAATTGCGATTCTGATCATTGCTAGTATGGATTGTTTTAAAAATTTATAAATTGATTTTCCAATTTGTTAATACTCAAAAGTAATAATTTATAACCCTTGATGGTCTCTTATCTGAATTTATTTTATTTTTAACGTAGATAGCAAGCTGTAATTGTATTTGCTAATGGGGAAATTGAGAAAAGATGAATTTTATTTTATTTTAACTTTTATTATAGTCAAAAAATGAATAATAATATTTTATCAGTTGAAGAACTAAAACCTTCTACTATTCCGATGATAGTTAAGTACTGGCTCGAATCTGACGCCAAATATCTCATGAGTCTGGGAGTTGATCTGAAGAAGTTGCCTTCCGGTGAAAAGCTTACCGGCATGCTCATGCAGCAGTTAGAATTGCCCTTGGCGTTAAAAAAGTCCTATTGTATCATATGGATGTTGAATGATAAACCGGTCGGACATTCTAATCTTAATCCGGTAACTTTTGGTGAAGAGGCATTTATGCACCTGCATTTATGGAACAGTGATGAAAGAAATAAAGGCCTTGGTATT from Bacteroidota bacterium harbors:
- a CDS encoding GNAT family N-acetyltransferase, which produces MNNNILSVEELKPSTIPMIVKYWLESDAKYLMSLGVDLKKLPSGEKLTGMLMQQLELPLALKKSYCIIWMLNDKPVGHSNLNPVTFGEEAFMHLHLWNSDERNKGLGIAFLKLTIPIFFSAMQIKKLYCEPYALNDAPNKILNKFGFNFVKEYITTPGSLNFEQSVKRWELSADDFKFLNNT